In one Deinococcus aestuarii genomic region, the following are encoded:
- a CDS encoding PilT/PilU family type 4a pilus ATPase: MSVLNGLLQVMVKGGASDIHLRAGSAPAGRVSGLIQRFGEARLTPDHVEVFAREMMPRPGMWEDFVTRREADFAYGVPGLARFRVNAYFQRGSIGLIMRVIEDKPIPSFADLGLPASTFEALAAHERGLILVTGPTGSGKTTTLASIIDYINATSPVNIVTLEDPIEVVHRDKTALISQRELGTDTMTFSAGLRASMRQDPDVILIGEMRDKETVEAALSAAQTGHLVFSTLHTQDAVRTVNRIIDFFAPHERDQIRLGLSESLVAVVSQRLLPRLGGGRVLGMEILLGTPTVRECLKDVDRMEEIKQALMEGGARGMHTFDQHLAELVTSGLMSEEDAMQAATSPHELKIMMMTRQYA; this comes from the coding sequence ATGAGCGTTTTGAACGGACTACTTCAGGTCATGGTCAAGGGGGGGGCCAGCGACATTCACCTGCGGGCGGGGTCGGCCCCGGCGGGCCGCGTCAGCGGGCTCATCCAGCGGTTCGGGGAAGCGCGGCTGACGCCCGATCACGTCGAGGTCTTCGCCCGCGAGATGATGCCCCGCCCCGGCATGTGGGAGGATTTCGTGACCCGCCGCGAGGCCGACTTCGCCTACGGGGTGCCCGGCCTCGCCCGTTTCCGGGTGAACGCCTACTTCCAGCGCGGCTCCATCGGGCTGATCATGCGCGTGATCGAGGACAAACCCATCCCCTCCTTTGCCGACCTCGGCCTCCCCGCCTCCACCTTCGAGGCCCTCGCCGCCCACGAGCGCGGCCTGATCCTGGTGACCGGCCCCACCGGCTCGGGCAAGACCACCACGCTCGCCTCCATCATCGACTACATCAACGCGACGAGCCCGGTGAACATCGTCACCCTCGAAGACCCCATCGAGGTCGTCCACCGCGACAAGACCGCCCTGATCTCCCAGCGCGAACTCGGCACCGACACGATGACCTTTTCCGCCGGGCTGCGCGCCTCCATGCGCCAGGACCCCGACGTGATCTTGATCGGCGAGATGCGCGACAAGGAGACCGTCGAGGCCGCGCTCTCCGCCGCCCAGACCGGGCACCTCGTCTTTTCCACCCTGCACACCCAGGACGCCGTGCGCACCGTCAACCGCATCATCGACTTCTTCGCCCCCCACGAGCGCGACCAGATTCGCCTGGGCCTCTCGGAAAGCCTCGTCGCCGTCGTCAGCCAGCGTCTCCTGCCGAGGCTCGGCGGCGGGCGCGTGCTGGGCATGGAAATCCTGCTCGGCACCCCCACCGTCCGCGAGTGCCTCAAGGACGTGGACCGCATGGAGGAGATCAAGCAGGCCCTGATGGAGGGCGGCGCGCGCGGGATGCACACCTTCGACCAGCACCTCGCCGAACTCGTCACCTCCGGCCTGATGAGCGAGGAGGACGCCATGCAGGCCGCCACCAGTCCCCACGAACTCAAGATCATGATGATGACCCGGCAGTACGCGTGA
- a CDS encoding N-acetylmuramoyl-L-alanine amidase — MKPHVILLSSLLSCAAAGSWAAAQTDPFQRSAPAQSTPSLRTAPPAQAPAGGAAGSAEAGSATPAPAGGGALSLTGVAGTSFGLPRASSDGSLTRVVFDLAPGVTYQLTPTFGGLRIDVRGARVLPAVSARLGTSVSEYRAGGGQVTLVTPFPLSLTDGWRASETTVATGARVLIVEFAPTLAGGASASLQSLVRSTAAPVSPDARSVLSAPLSTVATVTAAAAPAAASTPAAPAASRPVPPTPLPEGLPPGDAVSAAGKTALPLPAPALPGPEAGQPSPLSGRAPGSFQAGAALTVPRLGKNPGLTRVVLDLPPGASYRLVPGGVSLRVELDGVTASSQTGQNVSPELRAWRFEPTGQGVTVTLLTGTPLTSRSGWRAQLLPPAGGSDRSRLAIDLAPALADLTPLSPRDRVVAAVPPVPVTRGTAILALSASLVQPRVVIDPGHGGRDPGAVGTITEKEVTLDVALRVRALLRAAGVDAVLTRETDTALHGNKATDLEMRARTGTPGTQLFLSIHVNAMEARTALRGYGVETWWNPNHPLSSNFATLIQRNVVGVTGAFSQGLKGNRSLSVLRNSRVPAALVEIGYTSHPVDGLNLKDHNYLDRVALGIAQGIREALVSGVTAGGVAAGK, encoded by the coding sequence ATGAAGCCGCATGTCATCTTGCTCTCATCTCTTTTGTCGTGCGCGGCGGCGGGGTCCTGGGCTGCGGCCCAGACGGACCCCTTTCAGCGTTCGGCGCCCGCGCAGAGCACGCCCTCTCTTCGCACCGCGCCGCCCGCCCAGGCTCCGGCAGGCGGCGCGGCGGGTTCGGCGGAGGCAGGCTCGGCGACGCCGGCTCCTGCGGGCGGGGGGGCGCTGAGTCTGACCGGCGTGGCGGGAACGTCGTTCGGGCTGCCGCGGGCCAGCAGCGACGGGAGCCTGACGCGGGTGGTGTTCGACCTGGCACCGGGGGTGACGTACCAGCTCACGCCGACCTTCGGGGGCCTGCGGATTGACGTGCGCGGGGCGAGGGTGCTGCCCGCCGTGAGTGCGCGGCTGGGCACGAGCGTGAGTGAGTACCGGGCGGGGGGCGGGCAGGTGACGCTCGTCACGCCCTTCCCGCTTTCGCTGACCGACGGCTGGCGGGCCTCCGAGACGACGGTGGCGACCGGGGCGCGGGTGCTGATCGTGGAGTTCGCCCCGACGCTGGCGGGGGGGGCCAGCGCCTCGTTGCAGTCGCTCGTGCGCTCGACGGCGGCGCCCGTGAGCCCCGACGCGCGCAGCGTCCTGAGTGCGCCGCTGAGCACGGTCGCCACGGTGACGGCCGCGGCGGCGCCTGCGGCGGCGTCCACCCCGGCGGCTCCGGCCGCCTCGCGCCCCGTGCCGCCTACCCCCCTTCCGGAGGGGCTGCCCCCGGGCGACGCGGTGTCCGCCGCCGGGAAGACGGCCCTCCCCCTGCCCGCACCCGCCCTGCCCGGCCCCGAGGCGGGGCAACCGAGCCCCCTGAGCGGACGCGCGCCGGGCAGCTTTCAGGCGGGGGCGGCGCTGACCGTGCCGCGGCTGGGGAAGAACCCCGGCCTGACGCGGGTGGTGCTCGACCTGCCGCCGGGAGCGAGCTACCGGCTGGTGCCGGGCGGGGTGAGCCTGCGGGTGGAACTCGACGGGGTGACGGCCTCTTCCCAGACCGGGCAGAACGTGAGCCCGGAGCTGCGGGCGTGGCGTTTCGAGCCGACCGGGCAGGGCGTGACGGTGACGCTGCTGACGGGCACGCCGCTGACCTCCCGCAGCGGGTGGCGGGCCCAGCTCCTGCCCCCGGCGGGGGGCAGCGACCGCTCGCGGCTCGCCATCGACCTCGCCCCGGCGCTGGCCGACCTCACGCCGCTGAGCCCCAGGGACCGGGTGGTCGCGGCGGTGCCGCCGGTGCCCGTCACGCGCGGCACGGCGATCCTGGCCCTGAGCGCGAGCCTCGTGCAGCCGCGCGTGGTGATCGACCCCGGGCACGGCGGACGCGATCCGGGCGCGGTGGGCACGATCACCGAGAAGGAGGTCACGCTCGACGTGGCGCTGCGCGTGCGGGCCCTGCTGCGGGCGGCGGGGGTGGACGCCGTGCTCACCCGCGAGACGGATACGGCCCTGCACGGCAACAAGGCGACCGACCTGGAGATGCGTGCGCGCACGGGCACCCCCGGCACCCAGCTCTTCCTGAGCATCCACGTGAACGCGATGGAGGCCCGCACCGCCCTGCGCGGCTACGGGGTCGAGACGTGGTGGAACCCCAACCACCCGCTGTCGAGCAACTTCGCCACCCTGATCCAGAGAAACGTGGTGGGCGTGACGGGCGCGTTCTCGCAGGGCCTCAAGGGCAACCGTTCCCTCTCGGTGCTGCGCAACAGCCGCGTTCCCGCCGCACTCGTCGAGATCGGGTACACCAGCCACCCGGTCGACGGCCTGAACCTGAAAGACCACAACTACCTCGACCGGGTGGCGCTCGGCATCGCGCAGGGCATCCGCGAGGCGCTCGTCAGCGGGGTCACGGCGGGGGGCGTCGCGGCGGGCAAGTAG
- a CDS encoding DUF488 family protein: MTLPTLLTIGYENADLDAFLATLVAHGVTLLVDTRERAQSRRRGYSKTALGEALRERGIEYRHLRDLGTPPSLRKEYRLSHDFGLLTRGYHAHLATRGETLEELGTLAAQHRACLLCYEADPGACHRSLIAARLQELGLVGEVEHLRVG, encoded by the coding sequence GTGACCCTGCCCACCCTCCTCACCATCGGCTACGAGAATGCCGACCTCGACGCCTTCCTCGCTACCCTGGTCGCGCACGGCGTGACCCTGCTCGTGGACACGCGCGAGCGGGCGCAGAGCCGCCGCCGGGGCTACAGCAAGACGGCGCTTGGGGAAGCCCTGCGGGAGCGCGGCATCGAGTACCGCCACCTGCGCGACCTCGGCACCCCGCCCAGTCTCCGCAAGGAGTACCGGCTGAGCCACGACTTCGGCCTCCTGACGCGCGGGTACCACGCCCACCTCGCCACCCGGGGCGAGACGTTGGAGGAGCTGGGCACCCTCGCGGCTCAGCACCGCGCCTGCCTGCTGTGCTACGAGGCCGACCCCGGCGCGTGCCACCGCTCGCTGATCGCCGCCCGGTTGCAGGAGCTGGGGCTGGTCGGTGAGGTGGAGCACCTGCGCGTGGGCTAG
- a CDS encoding SMI1/KNR4 family protein, whose product MNTLETYFALPFAWNLPATEEELQAAARTLEITWPPEVEVLYRQHNGANGLADDWEEQWAERLNENEDTYPQVPRLMTLPEAEEFHEDSREIMNSEVRFFWTDDNSNYVGVYVFGALAGCVCLFRHDEPDSSPRFRSIHEFLTITTSNPLLDPFHDEEFTTTYPVLRSDKAYVEGDWNKAEACFALVTDHNDGESQLLASAMILTPYERSDALIPYLGSPDFFVAARAARILGARRYAPAKPLLQQLAQNGVSNARSAAQIALRNWDF is encoded by the coding sequence GTGAATACTCTGGAGACTTACTTCGCCCTGCCTTTTGCCTGGAACCTACCTGCCACAGAGGAGGAGTTGCAGGCTGCGGCACGGACGCTCGAAATAACCTGGCCTCCAGAAGTTGAGGTTCTTTATAGGCAGCACAACGGAGCTAATGGCCTCGCGGACGATTGGGAGGAGCAGTGGGCTGAACGGTTAAATGAGAATGAGGACACTTACCCCCAGGTGCCTCGGCTTATGACACTCCCTGAAGCCGAGGAATTCCACGAGGATAGCCGAGAGATAATGAACTCAGAGGTCCGCTTCTTTTGGACTGATGACAACTCAAATTATGTCGGCGTCTATGTTTTTGGGGCCTTAGCAGGTTGTGTCTGCTTATTCAGGCACGACGAGCCGGATTCAAGCCCCCGCTTTCGTAGCATTCACGAGTTTTTGACGATTACTACTTCAAACCCGCTGCTTGATCCCTTCCATGATGAAGAGTTTACAACGACGTACCCAGTCCTTAGATCGGATAAGGCTTATGTGGAGGGCGACTGGAACAAGGCTGAGGCGTGTTTCGCACTGGTAACAGATCATAATGATGGGGAGAGTCAGCTCCTCGCATCGGCCATGATATTGACACCGTACGAGAGAAGCGACGCCCTGATTCCCTACCTGGGGAGCCCTGACTTCTTTGTAGCGGCACGAGCAGCGAGAATTTTGGGCGCGCGCCGGTATGCGCCTGCAAAGCCACTCTTACAGCAGTTGGCTCAGAACGGCGTGTCGAATGCTCGGAGTGCTGCTCAAATTGCTCTGCGAAATTGGGACTTTTGA
- the dnaE gene encoding DNA polymerase III subunit alpha, which produces MTAAEPQPHHVHLPDGSCCAPRRFAHLHQHTQYSLLDGAAKLKDLLKWVKEVTPHDPACAMTDHGNMHGAVHFYNYATGMGVKPILGYEAYVVPGHGTRRDKRPGVSGEKGIFHLTLLARDFEGYQNLCRLSSRGYTEGYYYKPRIDHELLQEHHKGVIAFSGCLGSEVQQLLLQGREDEAKQRLLWYRDLFGENYFIEIQDHGLPEQRKNNPVLKAWAQELGIGMVATNDGHYVKKTDATAHETLLAIQTKATLADENRFKFPCDEFYVKGLDEMQVALPVSEWGEEPFDNTAMIAQMCNVELPVGKKRQYQMPALPIPEGRTMAEELRVQTYRGTVKRYPAHATEGLLRDYAQRSLEALGAEDKARVLSRVKGCDAKTCDLETLFTLLAFMGSIWEQRGKDAGEKYTKYPALEVMEAEAEATAIEDDFGAYVVGVIKGEKPPILPIARRYFAVDLKTSIDELRSEMGARYQRFVKLSKLETNSIIEKGTHYICPRPELTYDFRFLANDEVEKERNSVRIAEILLSLSAREENPPSEEELAMALELAAGREIRKHHTHALVILRRAEYELSVINNMGFPDYFLIVADYINWAKDQGISVGPGRGSGAGSIVAYAIRITNLDPLEFELLFERFLNPDRISMPDFDIDFNDARRGEVIGYVQGKYGDDKVAQIATFGTMASKACLKDVARVMGLEYAKVDKVSKLIPIKFGKSYSLEQARDAVPDIQQMLEEDAQLREAYEFALKLEGLTRHASVHAAGVVIGKTQLTDLVPVMRDTSGEGMVCQYDMKAVEDIGLIKMDFLGLRTLSFLDEAKRIMRESRGIDVDFDAIPFDDARTYELMSRGDTKGVFQLEGAGIADASRRLKPRRLADIIALSALYRPGPMENIPTYVRRHHGVEEVDYVKDGFPNSAQWLEKILAETYGIPVYQEQIMQIASEVAGFSLGGADLLRRAMGKKDAEEMKRQRQIFVDGAEKNSVPKDEGNRLFDLLDAFANYGFNKSHSAAYGVITYQTAWLKANYPVEFMAALLTVERRDSDKVAEYVSDARKMDVRVLPPDINRSAADFAVQGEEILFGLYAIKGLGEAAVQKILEERQRAGAFKSLADFCSRLGNKVCNRKAMESLIKSGAFDRYGERRQLTESLEDSLTWAQGAAAMANSGMDALFGMNETAPEPRLRTGIEPYTDLQRLAIEKESLGLYISGHPLEQHEGLREAASCRISDLDAWFTTQNVAPGKRVKAVLAGMIESVVKKPTKSGGMMARFILADESGQTELVAFSRAYDRIQEKLVNDTPALVIVELESEDGGLRAIAEEVVGVEQLAEVPKVMYVTIDLETASPDAVGEFQSVLDEYAGSMPTYLRLETPEQFVLYQLDHNMGSPEAIRVLNAGFPWADAYLAYDQGTILSRFAPKPPAWASKQGGRGLQA; this is translated from the coding sequence ATGACCGCCGCCGAGCCCCAGCCCCACCACGTCCACCTCCCGGACGGCTCCTGCTGCGCGCCCAGACGGTTCGCGCACCTGCACCAGCACACCCAGTACAGCCTCCTCGACGGCGCGGCCAAGCTCAAGGACCTCCTCAAGTGGGTCAAGGAGGTCACCCCCCACGACCCCGCGTGCGCCATGACCGACCACGGCAACATGCACGGGGCCGTCCACTTCTACAACTACGCGACCGGCATGGGCGTCAAGCCGATCCTGGGTTATGAGGCCTACGTCGTTCCCGGCCACGGCACCCGGCGCGACAAGAGGCCCGGCGTCAGCGGCGAGAAGGGCATCTTCCACCTGACGCTGCTCGCCCGCGACTTCGAGGGCTACCAGAACCTCTGCCGCCTGAGTTCGCGCGGCTACACCGAGGGCTACTACTACAAGCCGCGCATCGACCACGAGCTGCTTCAGGAGCACCACAAGGGCGTGATCGCCTTCTCCGGCTGCCTGGGCTCGGAGGTCCAGCAACTCCTGTTGCAGGGGCGCGAGGACGAGGCCAAGCAGCGCCTCCTGTGGTACCGCGACCTCTTCGGGGAGAACTACTTCATCGAGATTCAGGACCACGGCCTGCCCGAGCAGCGCAAGAACAACCCGGTCCTGAAGGCCTGGGCGCAGGAACTCGGCATCGGCATGGTCGCCACGAACGACGGCCACTACGTCAAGAAGACGGACGCCACCGCCCACGAAACGTTGCTCGCCATTCAGACGAAGGCGACGCTCGCCGACGAGAACCGCTTCAAGTTCCCCTGCGACGAGTTCTACGTGAAGGGGCTGGACGAGATGCAGGTGGCCCTCCCCGTCTCCGAGTGGGGCGAGGAGCCGTTCGACAACACGGCAATGATCGCCCAGATGTGCAATGTCGAGCTGCCGGTGGGCAAGAAGCGCCAGTACCAGATGCCCGCCCTGCCGATTCCCGAGGGCCGCACGATGGCCGAGGAACTGCGGGTGCAGACGTACCGGGGCACGGTGAAGCGGTATCCGGCGCATGCGACGGAAGGGCTGCTGCGCGACTACGCCCAGCGGTCGTTAGAGGCGTTGGGTGCCGAGGACAAGGCCCGCGTCCTCTCCCGCGTGAAGGGCTGTGACGCCAAGACCTGCGACCTCGAAACGCTGTTTACGCTGCTCGCCTTTATGGGCAGCATTTGGGAGCAGCGTGGAAAGGACGCGGGGGAGAAGTACACCAAGTACCCCGCGTTGGAGGTCATGGAGGCGGAGGCCGAAGCTACAGCGATTGAAGACGATTTCGGAGCATACGTAGTAGGAGTCATTAAAGGCGAAAAACCGCCTATCCTGCCAATTGCGCGAAGGTACTTTGCGGTAGATTTGAAAACATCTATTGACGAATTACGTAGTGAGATGGGTGCGCGCTACCAGAGATTTGTCAAGTTAAGCAAGCTGGAGACTAACTCGATAATTGAAAAAGGCACCCATTATATTTGTCCTCGACCAGAGCTAACATATGATTTTCGATTCTTAGCCAATGATGAGGTCGAGAAAGAGCGCAATTCGGTTAGGATTGCTGAAATCCTCCTCTCACTGAGCGCCCGCGAAGAAAATCCTCCTAGTGAGGAAGAACTGGCGATGGCACTTGAGTTGGCGGCAGGGCGTGAAATTCGTAAGCACCACACCCACGCCCTCGTCATCCTGCGCCGCGCCGAGTACGAGCTGTCCGTCATCAACAACATGGGCTTCCCCGACTACTTCCTGATCGTCGCCGACTACATCAACTGGGCGAAGGATCAGGGCATCTCCGTGGGCCCGGGGCGTGGCTCGGGCGCGGGCAGCATCGTCGCCTACGCCATCCGCATCACCAACCTCGATCCGCTGGAATTCGAGCTGCTGTTTGAGCGCTTCCTCAACCCCGACCGCATCTCCATGCCCGACTTCGACATCGACTTCAACGACGCGCGGCGCGGCGAGGTCATCGGGTACGTGCAGGGCAAGTACGGCGACGACAAGGTGGCCCAGATCGCCACTTTCGGGACGATGGCGAGCAAGGCGTGCCTCAAGGACGTGGCGCGCGTCATGGGCCTGGAGTATGCCAAGGTCGATAAGGTCTCCAAGCTCATCCCCATCAAGTTCGGCAAGTCGTACTCGCTGGAGCAGGCGCGCGACGCGGTGCCCGACATCCAGCAGATGCTGGAAGAGGACGCCCAGCTCAGGGAGGCCTACGAGTTCGCCCTGAAGCTGGAAGGCCTGACCCGTCACGCCTCCGTCCACGCGGCGGGGGTGGTCATCGGCAAGACGCAGCTCACCGACCTCGTACCCGTGATGCGCGACACGTCCGGCGAGGGCATGGTCTGCCAGTACGACATGAAGGCCGTCGAGGACATCGGCCTGATCAAGATGGACTTCCTGGGCCTGCGCACCCTGTCCTTCCTGGATGAGGCCAAGCGCATCATGCGCGAGTCGCGCGGCATCGACGTGGACTTCGACGCGATCCCCTTTGACGACGCCAGGACCTATGAGCTGATGAGCCGCGGCGACACCAAGGGCGTCTTCCAGCTTGAAGGGGCGGGCATCGCCGACGCCTCCCGCCGCCTCAAGCCCCGGCGCCTCGCGGACATCATCGCCCTCTCGGCCCTGTACCGCCCCGGCCCGATGGAGAACATTCCCACCTACGTCCGCCGCCACCACGGGGTCGAGGAGGTGGATTACGTCAAGGACGGTTTTCCCAATTCGGCGCAGTGGTTGGAAAAGATTCTGGCCGAGACGTATGGCATCCCCGTCTACCAAGAGCAGATCATGCAGATCGCTTCGGAGGTCGCCGGGTTCTCGCTAGGTGGCGCTGACCTCTTACGCCGAGCGATGGGTAAAAAAGACGCGGAGGAGATGAAGCGTCAGCGGCAGATCTTTGTGGACGGGGCGGAGAAGAACAGTGTTCCAAAAGATGAAGGGAACAGACTCTTCGACTTGCTGGATGCCTTTGCGAACTACGGATTCAATAAGAGTCACAGTGCCGCCTATGGCGTCATTACGTATCAAACGGCTTGGTTGAAAGCGAATTACCCGGTTGAATTCATGGCCGCTCTGTTAACTGTCGAGCGCCGCGACTCCGACAAAGTGGCCGAGTACGTTTCCGACGCCCGCAAGATGGACGTTCGGGTGCTGCCGCCCGACATCAACCGTTCCGCCGCCGACTTCGCGGTGCAGGGTGAGGAAATCCTCTTCGGGCTGTACGCGATCAAGGGGCTGGGCGAGGCGGCGGTGCAGAAGATTCTGGAGGAACGTCAGCGCGCGGGTGCGTTCAAGTCCCTCGCCGACTTCTGCTCGCGCCTGGGGAACAAGGTCTGCAACCGCAAGGCGATGGAATCCCTGATCAAGTCGGGTGCCTTCGACCGTTACGGCGAGCGTCGGCAACTGACCGAGAGCCTGGAAGATTCGCTGACCTGGGCGCAAGGGGCCGCCGCGATGGCAAACAGCGGCATGGACGCCCTCTTCGGCATGAACGAGACGGCGCCTGAGCCGAGGCTCCGCACCGGCATCGAGCCCTACACCGACCTCCAGCGCCTCGCCATCGAGAAGGAGTCGCTGGGCCTGTACATCTCCGGGCACCCGCTGGAGCAGCACGAGGGGTTGCGCGAGGCCGCCAGTTGCCGCATCTCCGACCTCGACGCCTGGTTCACCACCCAGAACGTCGCGCCGGGCAAACGGGTCAAGGCCGTGCTCGCGGGCATGATCGAGAGCGTGGTCAAGAAGCCCACCAAGTCGGGCGGCATGATGGCCCGCTTCATCCTCGCCGACGAGTCGGGGCAGACCGAACTCGTCGCCTTCTCGCGCGCCTACGACCGTATTCAGGAGAAGCTGGTCAACGACACGCCCGCCCTCGTCATCGTCGAACTCGAATCGGAGGACGGCGGCCTGCGCGCCATCGCCGAGGAGGTCGTGGGGGTCGAGCAACTGGCCGAGGTGCCCAAGGTCATGTACGTGACCATCGACCTGGAGACTGCCAGCCCCGACGCGGTGGGCGAGTTCCAGAGCGTGTTGGACGAATACGCCGGGTCCATGCCCACCTACCTGCGACTGGAGACGCCCGAGCAGTTCGTCCTCTACCAGCTCGATCACAACATGGGGAGCCCGGAGGCCATCCGCGTCCTGAACGCTGGCTTCCCCTGGGCCGACGCCTACCTCGCCTACGACCAGGGCACCATCCTCAGCCGCTTCGCGCCCAAGCCGCCCGCATGGGCGAGTAAGCAGGGGGGACGGGGGTTGCAGGCGTGA
- a CDS encoding DinB family protein — translation MTKRSKVFVPAVVTVASVGVAAGAALLARNRREEVKDFLVAQVFERPAARASYTELGQALERGGTFLAQRAARAADTEANRGALAHIVGIERWGQHRLRVALGQREFVRDEHHAYKPPAEATLGELQNLISQTRAQTVDLARQLHDAPPPEGTTVEHNGLGPLTPKGWLRYLTQHADLESRRLRGTKEG, via the coding sequence ATGACCAAACGCAGCAAGGTGTTCGTGCCCGCCGTGGTGACGGTGGCGAGCGTCGGTGTCGCCGCCGGGGCCGCCCTCCTGGCCCGCAACCGCCGGGAAGAGGTCAAGGACTTCCTCGTCGCCCAGGTGTTCGAGCGCCCGGCGGCCAGAGCGAGCTACACCGAACTCGGGCAGGCGCTGGAGCGGGGCGGCACCTTCCTCGCGCAGCGGGCCGCCCGCGCCGCCGACACCGAGGCGAACCGCGGGGCGCTGGCCCACATCGTCGGGATCGAGCGGTGGGGGCAACACCGGCTGCGCGTGGCGCTCGGTCAGCGCGAGTTCGTGCGCGACGAGCACCACGCCTACAAGCCGCCCGCAGAGGCCACCCTGGGTGAGCTTCAAAACCTCATCTCGCAGACCCGCGCCCAGACGGTGGACCTCGCCCGGCAACTCCACGACGCTCCGCCGCCCGAGGGCACGACCGTCGAGCACAACGGCCTGGGGCCGCTGACCCCCAAGGGCTGGCTGCGCTACCTGACCCAGCACGCCGACCTGGAAAGCCGCCGGTTGCGCGGGACGAAGGAGGGCTAG
- a CDS encoding acyltransferase, giving the protein MTWLKPVNIEGDAQAAYNGFLRDLESRLADPVTDRNVLARDILAQAMYGRTYGQLLADAPLAALNLDARNVTFEAEYYMATDAEKFAQVKPLLWLWKNLDLTPVGQNPVTGIPVRRLLAERIFRRVGRNFKCWQNVEFSVGYNMEVGDDVVVHRHVLLDDIGGIELHDGASVSDYVNIYSHTHSVLDGPDVTLRRTVIGRGARITYHSTVLAGSVISDDAMLATHALLRGDIPPHGIAMGVPAKVTRFKLRPPQMYDVDARVSPHDPGRKANPSFPHPTPNQTRRPSPEESQARTPQEQS; this is encoded by the coding sequence GTGACGTGGCTGAAGCCGGTGAACATCGAGGGAGACGCGCAGGCCGCGTATAACGGGTTTCTGCGTGACCTGGAGTCGCGCCTCGCGGACCCGGTGACCGACCGCAACGTGCTGGCGCGGGACATCCTTGCGCAGGCGATGTACGGGCGGACGTACGGGCAACTTCTCGCGGACGCGCCCCTCGCGGCCCTGAACCTCGACGCGCGCAACGTGACCTTCGAGGCCGAATATTACATGGCGACCGACGCCGAGAAGTTCGCGCAGGTCAAGCCGCTGCTGTGGCTGTGGAAAAACCTCGATCTCACGCCGGTCGGGCAGAACCCGGTGACGGGCATCCCGGTTCGGCGACTCCTCGCCGAGCGCATCTTCCGGCGGGTCGGGCGCAACTTCAAATGTTGGCAGAACGTCGAGTTCTCGGTCGGGTACAACATGGAGGTCGGCGACGATGTGGTGGTCCACCGCCACGTGCTGCTCGACGACATCGGCGGAATCGAGCTGCACGACGGCGCCTCGGTGAGCGATTACGTCAATATCTACAGCCACACGCACTCGGTCCTCGACGGCCCGGACGTGACCCTGCGGCGCACCGTGATCGGGCGCGGCGCGCGCATCACCTACCACTCGACGGTGCTCGCGGGCAGTGTGATCAGCGACGACGCGATGCTCGCCACCCACGCGCTGCTGCGGGGCGACATTCCGCCGCACGGCATCGCGATGGGCGTGCCCGCCAAGGTGACCCGCTTCAAGCTGCGCCCGCCGCAGATGTACGACGTGGACGCCCGCGTGTCCCCGCATGACCCCGGCCGCAAGGCCAACCCCAGCTTCCCCCACCCGACGCCCAACCAGACACGCAGACCCTCGCCGGAAGAGAGCCAGGCCAGGACCCCGCAGGAACAGAGCTGA